In Deinococcus sp. KNUC1210, the DNA window ATCGGCCAGCGCCACGTGGTTGGTGACCGGGCCGGTGTCGAGGGTGGCCGTCACGCCAAACGGTGGCAGGGCGTTCATCACCTGGGTTTTTCCACTGTCTTTCAGGGTGAACCAGACCTGCTGGCCGTCCGGGCTGACCGCCAGATTTGGGCTGAAGGGGCTGGCCTGTTTGACGTGGGCGATCACCTGGTAACTGCGGGTGTCGATCACGCTCAGCTCCGGCGTGAAGCTCGACGGCACGTAGGCGTAGCGGCCATTCGGGTTGAACAGCACCATGCCGGGACCGTTGGCGATGGTGATGCGGCGCTTTTCCTTCATGGCGACGGGGTCGATCACCGAGACGTAATCCTCGCCGCGCACCGCCACCCACAGCTCTCGCCCGTCCGGGGTGAAGAATGCCTCGTGGGGGCTGCGGCCCAGGTACACCTTGCCGCGTACCGCGTTGGTGGCCGTGTCGATGAAGGTCACTGAATTCGAACCGATCGAGACGGCGGCCAGGGTCTTGCCGTCGGGGGAGAAGCCCAGGCCGTGCACCAGCAGTTCGCCTTTGTACAGCGGGGCCAGCGCAGCGGGAACCTGTGCGCCCAGCGAAATGAGGCCCAGCAGCTTGAGGGTCAGGGGATCGATCACCGAGACGGTATTGGAACTCTGGTCGGCGGTGTACACCCGGTCACCCACCGACTGGGCGACGACAGGTGCACAGAGCAGGAGGGCGGAGAGCAGCGTGACGGAATGGAGAAATCTGGTGTGCATGAAACTCCCTGGGGTGGTCAGAACAACCCTGGAGGTGGTTCTGATGTCTGCCGAATGGATCTGAGCTGAAGTCTGTCAGCCAACGAACCTGTGGTGTGACCAGAAGGGTTAAGGCGTGCTGGTCAGATCCTGGCCGTTCACGACGGCACTC includes these proteins:
- a CDS encoding YncE family protein, whose product is MHTRFLHSVTLLSALLLCAPVVAQSVGDRVYTADQSSNTVSVIDPLTLKLLGLISLGAQVPAALAPLYKGELLVHGLGFSPDGKTLAAVSIGSNSVTFIDTATNAVRGKVYLGRSPHEAFFTPDGRELWVAVRGEDYVSVIDPVAMKEKRRITIANGPGMVLFNPNGRYAYVPSSFTPELSVIDTRSYQVIAHVKQASPFSPNLAVSPDGQQVWFTLKDSGKTQVMNALPPFGVTATLDTGPVTNHVALADTPGGKFAYVTVGGLNVVKVYTRDAAPKLVANIPTGALPHGAWAASDGRKVYIGLEGADQVQVIDTASNKVVGSVPTGQLPQALVYVPGAVKTGPGTANLTPLDATKATLTLSLVALSGPARATVSVNPLGLVDLVQIVATGLTPSTDYVLKLMGTDGQAQEIAGFKTSPLGIASAQTIGPVKKLLTGSDTGRQTLSVVLKTGSAVVLVQAP